A genomic segment from Desulfurispirillum indicum S5 encodes:
- the mtaB gene encoding tRNA (N(6)-L-threonylcarbamoyladenosine(37)-C(2))-methylthiotransferase MtaB — MQAFYIKTLGCRLNQAESAMMKEELILSGMRQAEHPGQADFVLVNSCTVTARADSKTLAYARRARRENPAATIAIIGCMAQTAMEDLLALPYVDMVFGNQEKNALVTTLLRQVPHSVGVLSEHSAPLKLIAQASGDERVNLKIQDGCDNTCSYCLVTIARGPSRSIKMEHVLETAAELAHTFDEIILTGVHIGSYGKDLAEPSSLGRLMERLLEIPHLGRLRLSSIEPAEIDETILGLLSHPKLCRHLHISLQSADDRILALMNRHYRWSEALKVMEQVKSIDPFLKIGTDIIAGFPGESPATFESICQRIESSPLDYLHIFPFSGRPGTQAVDLPDQCPDHEKHARVQRLQAVAAHLQERFHRSCLGQQRWVLLEKGAGYLKGETDNYISVRLRENPTGRSKQLVRLSGLADDGQSMEGEIVTGS; from the coding sequence ATGCAGGCATTTTACATAAAGACCCTGGGATGTCGACTCAACCAGGCGGAATCAGCCATGATGAAAGAAGAACTTATCCTCAGCGGAATGCGCCAGGCAGAGCATCCCGGTCAGGCGGATTTTGTGCTGGTCAACTCCTGTACCGTAACCGCACGGGCCGATAGCAAGACCCTTGCCTACGCCCGCCGGGCCCGCCGCGAAAATCCCGCTGCCACCATCGCCATCATCGGCTGCATGGCCCAGACGGCCATGGAAGACCTGTTGGCACTGCCCTACGTGGATATGGTCTTCGGGAACCAGGAGAAAAACGCCCTGGTCACCACGCTGCTGCGTCAGGTTCCCCACAGTGTCGGGGTGCTTTCGGAGCACAGTGCTCCCCTGAAGCTCATCGCCCAGGCCAGTGGCGATGAACGGGTGAACCTGAAGATACAGGACGGCTGTGATAATACCTGCAGCTACTGCCTGGTGACCATTGCCCGTGGCCCCAGCCGCAGTATCAAAATGGAGCACGTTTTGGAAACAGCGGCGGAGCTGGCTCACACCTTCGACGAGATTATCCTGACCGGCGTACACATCGGCAGCTACGGAAAGGATCTGGCGGAGCCATCCAGCCTGGGGCGCCTGATGGAGCGCCTGCTGGAGATACCCCACCTGGGACGGCTGCGCCTGTCCAGCATTGAGCCTGCGGAAATCGACGAGACTATCCTCGGGCTGCTGAGCCACCCCAAACTCTGCCGACACCTCCATATTTCCCTGCAGAGTGCCGATGATCGTATCCTGGCCCTGATGAATCGTCATTACCGCTGGTCGGAGGCTCTGAAGGTCATGGAACAGGTGAAATCCATTGACCCGTTCCTGAAAATTGGCACTGATATCATCGCGGGATTTCCCGGTGAGAGTCCAGCCACCTTCGAAAGCATCTGCCAGCGCATTGAAAGCTCCCCGCTGGACTATCTCCATATCTTTCCCTTCAGCGGGCGTCCCGGCACCCAGGCAGTGGATCTGCCCGACCAGTGCCCGGACCATGAGAAACACGCGCGCGTGCAGCGGCTGCAGGCGGTTGCTGCGCACCTGCAGGAACGATTTCATCGATCCTGCCTTGGCCAGCAGCGATGGGTTCTTCTGGAGAAGGGAGCGGGGTACCTCAAGGGTGAGA